From the Bacteroidales bacterium genome, the window TAAGGCTATAGTTGAGTTCAAATGTATCATATTTAATCGTTGGGGCAAAAAGCTCTACGAATGGGACGACATAACGAAAGGTTGGAATGGTAAGATAAACGGCAATGGTGCCGATGCGAGTCCCGGTGTTTACTATTATGTAGTAACTGCTAAAGATAAAAAAGGCAAGGATTACGAACAGAAGGGTTACTTCTATCTGTTGAAAGAAAAGAAATAGAAAGTTAGCATCAAAATTTCAAGAGCCGCTTAATGCGGCTCTTGATGTATTTCAATAAAACGAAGTAAAACTTCAGCTTTTTTAATTTTGATAACTTCGCATTTTGCAG encodes:
- a CDS encoding gliding motility-associated C-terminal domain-containing protein, with amino-acid sequence KAIVEFKCIIFNRWGKKLYEWDDITKGWNGKINGNGADASPGVYYYVVTAKDKKGKDYEQKGYFYLLKEKK